Proteins co-encoded in one Salvia splendens isolate huo1 chromosome 4, SspV2, whole genome shotgun sequence genomic window:
- the LOC121798707 gene encoding TBCC domain-containing protein 1-like yields the protein MDSDAAEQQHSHPPKLYLHPRREPFEHGLLPIPKLFFTDGLQSLSHIKSAILSSTPNHRVNSETLTRVLQIPLNHSRLLIETISVVLHDDSDPLLKATTPKEIDEAGVNVFDLLLFLYIQNYKRLLPKGHKDSAAVADVWPSTSAFDGILSVLSPLQLVRSNSRRFVPSQGDEEAHQLSYLHKHIGNILCLLADSVQGKGNKEGEAEGEGYESMVLSAHKFKHLGFLLYFGDKGSQRFPLSQNTPFFANSDPNMPASPVPAPQVLDWLLENISSAQEHLSERMSTKENGPSSSSDQDVAMADATASSAKPSSSLRGPSLIEGISKSSCVKQTSDIKGTSVKVVNCHESVIYILAPVKYATVYGCSDATIVLGAVGKAVRVEHCERVHLISTTKHICIANCRECVFFLGVNQKPLIVGDNHKLQVAPYNTFYPQLEEHMNQVGIDPKVNNWDKLVILGVIDPHDSLSHPAGGSDTQSESATCLDPDHYTNFVIPSSVASEQAGSTIDNPFSLPGPYLASQQKNHKSLEEVKQLLRNTELDETQKRELSGALHSCFKDWLFASGNVRQLYYLPGE from the exons ATGGATTCCGACGCCGCCGAGCAACAGCATTCCCACCCGCCGAAACTCTATCTCCACCCCCGCCGGGAGCCCTTCGAGCACGGCCTTCTCCCCATTCCCAAGCTCTTCTTCACAGATGGCCTGCAAAGTCTTTCCCATATCAAATCCGCCATTCTCTCATCCACTCCTAACCACCGAGTTAACTCTGAAACCTTAACCCGCGTCCTTCAAATCCCCCTCAACCATTCGCGCCTTCTCATCGAAACCATATCCGTTGTCCTGCATGACGATTCCGATCCCCTTCTCAAGGCCACGACTCCCAAAGAGATCGATGAAGCAGGGGTCAATGTCTTTGATTTGCTTCTATTTCTCTACATACAGAATTACAAGAGGTTGCTTCCCAAAGGCCACAAGGATTCTGCTGCTGTCGCTGATGTTTGGCCCTCTACGTCAGCTTTCGATGGAATTTTATCCGTGCTCTCGCCATTACAG TTGGTGCGGAGCAACAGCCGTAGGTTTGTGCCATCCCAAGGTGACGAAGAGGCTCATCAGTTATCGTATCTACATAAGCACATCGGCAACATTCTTTGCCTCTTGGCAGATTCTGTACAAGGGAAAGGGAATAAGGAAGGTGAAGCAGAAGGGGAAGGTTATGAATCTATG GTATTATCTGCGCATAAGTTCAAACATCTTGGCTTTCTGCTCTATTTTGGAGATAAGGGATCTCAGAGATTTCCCTTAAGCCAGAATACTCCATTTTTTGCAAATTCAGACCCCAACATGCCTGCATCTCCTGTTCCTGCACCACAAGTTCTAGATTGGCTTCTTGAGAACATATCCTCTGCCCAGGAACATCTTTCTGAGAGGATGTCTACAAAAGAAAATGGGCCTAGTAGTTCTTCTGATCAGGATGTTGCAATGGCTGATGCTACCGCAAGCTCTGCAAAGCCCTCAAGCAGCCTCAGAGGTCCAAGTTTGATTGAGGGGATCTCTAAATCATCATGCGTAAAGCAGACATCTGATATTAAGGGTACATCTGTCAAG GTAGTAAATTGCCATGAATCAGTAATTTACATCTTGGCGCCTGTGAAATATGCAACAGTCTATGGATGTTCTGATGCAACTATTGTCCTTGGAGCTGTTGGCAAG GCTGTTAGAGTTGAACACTGTGAACGTGTTCATCTTATCAGTACGACCAAGCATATCTGCATTGCAAACTGCCGTGAATGTGTATTCTTCTTAGGGGTTAATCAGAAACCCCTCATTGTTGGTGATAATCACAAGTTGCAG GTGGCCCCTTATAACACATTCTACCCACAACTGGAGGAGCACATGAATCAAGTTGGAATTGATCCAAAGGTGAACAATTGGGATAAACTTGTGATTCTTGGGGTGATTGACCCGCATGATTCGTTATCTCATCCGGCTGGTGGCTCAGATACCCAATCTGAATCTGCCACATGCCTCGATCCAGACCACTATACCAATTTTGTG ATTCCAAGCTCTGTGGCGAGTGAACAAGCTGGTTCGACAATTGATAACCCCTTCTCTTTACCTGGTCCTTACCTTGCATCACAACAGAAAAAT CATAAAAGTTTAGAAGAAGTTAAGCAACTTCTGAGGAATACTGAACTCGACGAGACCCAGAAACGAGAATTATCAGGCGCACTCCATTCTTGTTTCAAAGACTGGTTATTTG CATCTGGAAACGTTCGACAGCTTTACTACTTACCGGGCGAATAA
- the LOC121798711 gene encoding outer envelope pore protein 16-3, chloroplastic/mitochondrial-like, protein MDIEELKKMEDEESSVMKTMKGATTGFVAGTVWGMVVATWHDVPRVERSIALPGLIRTLKMMGNHGATFAAIGGIYMGVEQLTQKQRMKRDYINGAVGGFVAGATVFGFKGRSVSSALSAGGTFAATSAILEVLGIEKRETGRVNYVYTREKRPNPNVN, encoded by the exons atggATATTGAGGAGCTTAAGAAGATGGAAGATGAAGAATCTTCTGTCATGAAAACGATGAAAGGGGCAACCACCGGGTTTGTTGCTGGCACTGTTTGGGGTATGGTTGTTGCTACTTGGCATGATGTACCCCGTGTCGAAAGAAGTATTGCACTTCCTGGTTTGATCCGGACACTGAAGATGATGGGTAACCATGGAGCAACGTTTGCTGCTATTGGTGGAATTTACATGGGGGTGGAGCAGTTAACACAGAAGCAGCGTATGAAAAGAGACTATATTAATGGAGCAGTTGGAGGATTTGTTGCTGGTGCCACTGTCTTTGGCTTCAAAG GGAGGAGCGTTTCATCAGCCTTGTCTGCAGGAGGTACATTCGCAGCCACTTCTGCCATCCTCGAAGTATTAGGTATTGAGAAAAGGGAGACTGGCAGGGTTAATTATGTCTACACCCGCGAGAAAAGGCCTAACCCGAATGTCAACTAG
- the LOC121798709 gene encoding CDK5RAP3-like protein, with protein MQNQDDIRKLPIDIAFARLGEWLVDRKRIPADWRKRMAAVRAKISTSFAALPKDIDPFFQTLDLEGIGYLEAKKIYEILLQSTPESRNIFGRRSGAAGDWETIVRAYEKDHIYLGEAAQIMVQNVNYEIPYQKKQVQKSQQQLVELERKETDIKRNAALSAAKYSEACHELGLQGVNVRLELFETAVKSLPSTFGQMLELLNSDSVTMAIEFYSTFVKDAHTEKDKTPSPVLPNLIHIRLNPPSLTVFVSPEVFGVVTTEVSNDEPALIAAGEADIATESIDWDITLGSSDIDWDIGAVETEDNGNGLGPYEIVSASDALPNSPHGDDAKTHQVMENMEGTAQDVSLPGIDWDISVENPEVGGAEGTVVTSTPAESGLIDHYSKAEATGSSQERSQLMETEYRNKILDDLFEVKAFLNQRLLELTNEETLSLQHQVQAVAPFVLQQYSSDSIREMLSNVSLAISNLTNRKTRDMIMILNSRRFLDRLVTTLEEKKHHESKLKEGLKDLYAKRLELQNSLSSSWPRQEAALVKTRELKQLCETTLSNLFDGRPVNIIGEINTLLNSGLNV; from the exons ATGCAGAATCAAGACGATATTCGGAAACTCCCGATCGACATCGCTTTTGCTCGTCTCGGAG AATGGCTGGTGGATCGGAAGAGGATTCCGGCGGATTGGAGAAAGCGAATGGCGGCTGTGAGGGCGAAGATTTCGACGTCGTTTGCTGCACTGCCCAAAGACATTGATCCTTTTTTCCAAACCCTTGACCTTGAAG GAATTGGCTATTTGGAAGCAAAGAAAATATATGAAATCCTCTTACAGTCAACTCCAGAAAGCCGTAATATATTTGGTCGGCGATCAGGTGCTGCG GGAGATTGGGAGACCATAGTGCGTGCATATGAGAAAGATCATATTTATCTTGGTGAGGCTGCTCAGATAATGGTCCAAAATGTGAATTATGAAAT CCCATATCAGAAGAAGCAAGTTCAAAAGAGTCAACAACAGCTTGTGGAATTAGAGCGAAAAGAAACTGATATAAAGCGAAATGCAGCTCTTTCAGCAGCAAAATATTCAGAGGCTTGTCATGAGCTAGGATTGCAG GGTGTAAATGTCAGGTTAGAGTTGTTTGAAACAGCTGTAAAATCTCTTCCGAGCACTTTTGGTCAGATGTTAGAATTGTTGAACAGTGATTCCGTAACAATGGCCATTGAGTTTTACTCAACATTTGTTAAAGATGCTCATACAGAGAAGGAT AAAACTCCTAGCCCTGTGTTGCCAAACTTGATACACATTCGCCTAAATCCCCCTTCTCTTACCGTTTTTGTGAGTCCTGAAGTTTTTGGTGTTGTCACCACTGAAGTAAGCAATGATGAACCTGCACTCATAGCTGCTGGGGAAGCAGATATTGCAACTGAAAGCATTGACTGGGATATTACTTTGGGGAGCTCTGACATTGATTGGGATATTGGTGCTGTAGAAACAGAAGATAATGGAAATGGATTGGGTCCATATGAAATTGTTAGTGCTAGTGATGCTTTACCAAATTCTCCTCATGGAGATGATGCTAAGACTCATCAGGTCATGGAAAACATGGAAGGCACAGCTCAAGATGTCTCTCTGCCAGGTATTGATTGGGATATAAGTGTTGAAAATCCAGAGGTTGGCGGGGCTGAGGGAACTGTTGTAACAAGCACTCCCGCAGAATCTGGTTTAATCGATCATTATTCTAAAGCTGAAGCAACTGGAAGTAGCCAAGAAAGGAGTCAGCTTATGGAAACAGAATACCGGAACAAGATACTTGATGACTTATTTGAG GTCAAAGCATTTCTGAACCAACGGTTGCTTGAATTAACAAATGAAGAAACCTTATCTTTACAACATCAAGTCCAAGCAGTAGCTCCCTTTGTGCTCCAGCAGTACTCTTCTGACTCTATCCGTGAGATGCTGTCAAATGTATCTTTAGCCATCTCAAACTTAACTAATAGGAAGACTCGGGACATGATTATGATACTGAACTCTAGAAG ATTTTTGGATCGTTTGGTAACTACACTGGAGGAAAAGAAGCACCATGAATCTAAGTTAAAGGAAGGGCTGAAGGACCTTTATGCTAAACGCCTGGAGCTACAAAATTCATTATCTTCCTCATGGCCCAGACAA GAAGCAGCTCTTGTGAAAACCAGAGAGTTAAAGCAACTTTGTGAGACTACGCTTTCAAACCTTTTCGACGGAAGACCTGTCAATATCATAGGAGAGATTAACACTCTGTTGAACAGTGGCTTAAATGTATAA
- the LOC121800695 gene encoding uncharacterized protein LOC121800695, whose translation MFNAALNSTRHIELFVEYSYVGNAFIPPIVDHGVGSSTRFEPLSMDCGMNEQTDVADAADVGLNTQETVEKHDDVHVVRRDLDDPELSSSSSDEILSDDSGADSSDEEVVYKPVVQGEQPLPEYVHTGLKYFRRLPSGPSETAITMWSLRQHQQFRVVESKVRRWHAVCKYPAGRTEDGTAIISETDAEKANECRWKVSVTHMAHDDMWEIRKCYKKAWYAQRRALEIVFGGWEESFRDLPGYMLELQYRNPGTIVEWRHNELLSQGRTKVFYYVFWALGPAIHAFQECQPVLTIDGTHLRGRFKETGDSWEWFLDHVRIHVVKYEREVCIISDRHKGIQHHSCFIRPNLHIATKLEG comes from the exons ATGTTCAATGCggctctaaattctactcggcatattgaattatttgttgagtattcgtaTGTTGGAAATGCCTTCATCCCACCAATTGTTGATCATGGTGTTGGATCATCTACGAGGTTTGAACCTTTGAGCATGGATTGCGGTATGAATGAGCAAACAGATGTTGCAGATGCTGCTGATGTTGGATTGAATACTCAAGAGACTGTAGAAAAGCATGATGATGTTCATGTTGTACGAAGAGACCTTGATGATCCAGAATTGTCGTCATCATCGTCTGATGAGattttaagtgatgattctGGTGCTGACTCTAGTGATGAGGAGGTGGTGTATAAACCCGtcgtgcaaggtgaacaaccacttccagaaTACGTTCACACCGGGTTGAAATATTTTCGCAGACTGCCTAGTGGTCCTTCTGAG actgctattactatgtggagtTTGAGGCAACACCAGCAATTTAGGGTGGTTGAGAGCAAagtaagaaggtggcatgccgtGTGCAAATATCCAGCAGGGAGGACAGAAGATGGGACAGCTATTATCAGCGAGACCGACGCTGAAAAAGCGAATGAATGTCGGTGGAAAGTTTCTGTTACACACATGGCCCATGATGATATGTGGGAGATTAGGAAGTG ttataagaaggcatggTATGCACAGAGAAGGGCTTTAGAGATTGTATTTGGTGGATGGGAGGAGTCATTTAGGGATTTGCCAGGCTACATGCTTGAACTGCAGTATAGGAATCCAGGCACAATCGTTGAGTGGAGGCATAACGAGTTGTTGAGCCAGGGCCGTACTAAAGTCTTCTATTATGTGTTCTGGGCACTTGGGCCTGCTATACATGCTTTCCAGGAGTGCCAACCCGTTTTAACAATAGACGGGACTCACCttcgaggaagatttaaag AAACTGGCGACAGCTGGgagtggtttttggatcatgtcagaaTCCATGTGGTGAAGTACGAAAGGGAGGTGTGCATCATTTCGGATAGGCATAAAGGAATTCAACACCATTCATGCTTTATAAGGCCTAATTTACATATAGCTACTAAATTAGaaggttaa